A section of the Carya illinoinensis cultivar Pawnee chromosome 12, C.illinoinensisPawnee_v1, whole genome shotgun sequence genome encodes:
- the LOC122289192 gene encoding uridine kinase-like protein 2, chloroplastic: protein MISDRLLKNSQPRLYTDFRVVVISQDSFYHERSLREEGLEYASKFNFDDPDAFDMEKLLECIKKLKSGQSVQVPHEYNFKEQRYDSYLQVDPCNVLILKGTLLLQSQHVRSLLDMKIFIDTDADVRLAGRIKRDTSPELGRNVTSVLEQYLDFEKPAFDTYIFPSRKHADFIIPNGVKNHLAMDAILQQVQEKIGYHNLCNTFPNVNVIELAGQMLCLHTLIRDKQIGKHEFIFHADRLARLVVERGLACFPSAHFTEKQVTTPLGEPYKGCSFSKKLFGVSINRIGQAMENALRACCAEVDIGFIFGTRPEVVGTLPEDISKRHILLLDPVLASGKSAIRAIELLKNEGKEVHESQIILLNIICAKEGIEKVCKKYPELKVVTSAIDVGVNEQGKVIPGIGDFGGRYYGTNDI from the exons ATGATAAGTGACCGTCTCCTCAAAAATTCTCAACCGCGGCTCTATACAGATTTTAGGGTTGTGGTAATCAGTCAG GACTCATTCTATCACGAACGCTCTTTAAGAGAAGAGGGACTGGAATATGCATCCAAGTTCAATTTCGATGATCCcg ATGCATTCGACATGGAAAAGCTCTTAGAGTGCATTAAAAAGCTCAAATCCGGTCAATCTGTTCAAGTGCCACATGAATACAATTTTAAGGAGCAGCGCTATGACAGTTATCTGCAG GTGGATCCATGCAATGTACTCATCTTGAAAGGGACATTGCTTTTGCAAAGTCAACATGTCCGCAGCTTGTTGGATATGAAGATTTTCATTGATACAG ATGCTGATGTTAGGCTTGCCGGAAGAATAAAGCGTGACACCTCTCCTGAGCTGGGTAGAAATGTTACCTCTGTGCTCGAGCAG TATTTGGACTTCGAGAAGCCTGCTTTTGATACTTATATCTTCCCATCAAGGAAGCATGCAGATTTCATCATACCCAATGGTGTGAAGAACCATCTTGCCATGGATGCAATCTTGCAGCAAGTCCAGGAAAAGATTGGTTATCATAACCTCTGCAACACATTTCCCAATGTAAATGTCATTGAACTTGCAGGCCag ATGCTATGCTTGCATACTCTAATTCGTGACAAGCAAATAGGaaagcatgaatttatttttcacgCGGATCGTTTAGCTCGTCTG gtGGTGGAACGAGGTCTTGCCTGCTTTCCTTCTGCACATTTTACAGAGAAGCAAGTAACTACTCCTCTAG GAGAACCATATAAGGGATGTAGTTTCTCAAAGAAATTATTTGGCGTATCCATTAATAGAAT TGGACAAGCCATGGAGAATGCATTGCGTGCATGCTGTGCAGAAGTTGACATAGGATTCATCTTCGGAACTAGACCTGAG GTTGTTGGCACACTTCCAGAAGATATTTCAAAAAGGCATATCCTGCTCTTGGATCCTGTTCTTGCCTCAG GTAAATCTGCCATCCGAGCAATTGAACTTCTGAAGAATGAGGGAAAGGAAGTCCACGAGTCTCAAATCATACTCCTCAACATCATCTGT GCTAAAGAAGGAATAGAAAAGGTATGCAAAAAATATCCAGAACTAAAAGTTGTGACTTCAGCTATTGATGTTGGAGTAAACGAACAAGGCAAGGTAATACCTGGAATTGGAGACTTTGGAGGCCGCTACTATGGGACTAATGACATCTAA